The genomic stretch AGTCGGCGACAATGACAACCTATCGGCTTTAGTGGGTATTTTGTGTGGTGCAGATAAGTTATTGCTACTGACAGACCAAAAAGGTCTGTTTACTGCTGACCCACGAAAAGATCCGAATGCAGAGCTGATCAAAGAAGTTAAAACCATTGATGACACGTTGCGTAAAATTGCTGGCGGCAGCGGTACAACACTCGGTACGGGTGGTATGGCGACGAAACTTCAAGCAGCCGACATCGCACGTCGCGCGGGTATTGAAGTTATTATCGCAGCAGGTAGCGCGCCAAACGTAATTTTTGACTCGTTGAGCACGGAGCCTCAAGGTACGCGTTTCCTACCTTGTTCAGAAGCATTGGAAAACCGTAAGCGTTGGATCCTCGCAGGTCCTGCAGCATCGGGTGACATTATCATCGATGATGGTGCGGTGAATGCGGTTGTTGGTAAAGGCAGCAGCTTGCTAGCAAAAGGGGTCATCAAGGTGAGCGGTGATTTTGCCCGTGGTGAAGTTGCTCGCGTAACAAATTCTCATGGCAAACTGGTTGCGCGTGGTATTAGCGCCTACTCAAGTGAAGACTTGGCAAAAATTACTGGCAAACACAGTAAAGACATCATCTCTATTTT from Vibrio parahaemolyticus encodes the following:
- the proB gene encoding glutamate 5-kinase, with protein sequence MTTNQQNAVVSQPQTVVVKLGTSVLTGGTLALDRAHMVELARQCAELKKQGHSVVMVSSGAIAAGREHLGYPALPNEMASKQLLAAVGQSRLIQTWESLFGIYGIKIGQMLLTRADLDDRERFLNARDTINALVANDIIPIVNENDAVATSEIKVGDNDNLSALVGILCGADKLLLLTDQKGLFTADPRKDPNAELIKEVKTIDDTLRKIAGGSGTTLGTGGMATKLQAADIARRAGIEVIIAAGSAPNVIFDSLSTEPQGTRFLPCSEALENRKRWILAGPAASGDIIIDDGAVNAVVGKGSSLLAKGVIKVSGDFARGEVARVTNSHGKLVARGISAYSSEDLAKITGKHSKDIISILGHDYGSEVIHRDDLVVIQE